A window of the Trichoderma asperellum chromosome 4, complete sequence genome harbors these coding sequences:
- a CDS encoding uncharacterized protein (EggNog:ENOG41) — translation MADKIIRIALVGLSPNAVTSWAAVAHLPYLQSARGKTQYKIVALLNSSKEAAEKARAHFNLPSTVKAYGDPALLAADDEVDLVSVVTRVDYHYSAAEPSIRAGKAVYVEWPLAESLERGVALLGDSKEHETSIIGFQARLSPVATTVKKLLASGRIGKVLASQVRGFAATAWGKRPGTILAGGMEDMFTQRAIGGNFVTILYAHMIDLVHFVLGEFKDSHTTPQLRWPEVEVVDEAGAQLRTVRSDIPDLITVNGELAPGAADIQEGATLSVLFRSGSPFKGELPFVWYIQGQTGELKITNPIGPVLQAATIPGIKIELYDFTTDEVTEIPWETEWKEWQHELPTPGGKLVGDMYNRYAQWFQQADRTAVPEGGDWPRLKDAIRRHEEIDGVLKDFDRSTWNKLAN, via the coding sequence ATGGCTGATAAAATCATCCGCATTGCATTGGTCGGCCTTTCGCCAAATGCAGTTACATCGTGGGCAGCGGTAGCTCATCTTCCATACCTTCAGTCCGCTCGAGGCAAGACTCAATATAAGATTGTGGCACTACTCAACTCCAGCAAGGAGGCAGCCGAAAAGGCTCGAGCTCACTTCAATCTCCCTTCCACGGTCAAGGCATACGGCGACCCTGCTCTGCTCGCCGCAGACGATGAAGTCGACCTCGTTTCAGTAGTCACCAGGGTCGACTATCACTATTCCGCCGCAGAGCCTTCGATTAGGGCAGGAAAGGCTGTGTATGTCGAATGGCCGCTGGCTGAGAGCTTGGAGCGTGGCGTCGCTCTTCTGGGTGACAGCAAGGAACACGAAACCAGCATCATTGGCTTTCAAGCACGGCTCTCGCCAGTGGCTACCACGGTCAAAAAACTATTAGCATCTGGTAGAATCGGAAAAGTCCTTGCCAGTCAAGTACGTGGTTTCGCCGCTACCGCATGGGGTAAACGGCCCGGCACAATTCTTGCTGGCGGCATGGAAGACATGTTTACTCAGAGAGCAATCGGAGGCAACTTTGTTACTATTCTGTACGCTCACATGATTGACCTCGTACACTTTGTCTTGGGGGAATTCAAAGACTCCCACACCACGCCACAACTTCGATGGCCAGAGGTTGAAGTTGTCGATGAGGCGGGAGCGCAGCTGCGGACTGTGCGAAGCGACATACCAGATCTCATCACAGTTAATGGAGAGCTTGCTCCGGGTGCTGCAGATATTCAGGAGGGAGCGACCTTGTCAGTCCTTTTCAGAAGTGGTTCTCCATTCAAGGGCGAGTTGCCCTTTGTGTGGTATATCCAGGGCCAAACCGGAGAATTGAAGATAACAAATCCTATCGGGCCTGTCTTGCAGGCGGCTACCATACCTGGTATCAAGATTGAGCTCTATGACTTTACCACGGATGAGGTAACCGAAATCCCATGGGAAACAGAGTGGAAAGAATGGCAACATGAGCTGCCAACACCGGGAGGGAAGTTGGTAGGAGACATGTATAACCGATATGCTCAATGGTTCCAACAAGCAGATCGTACAGCTGTTCCTGAGGGAGGAGATTGGCCAAGACTAAAGGATGCTATTCGCAGGCATGAAGAGATTGATGGGGTTTTGAAAGACTTTGATAGATCTACTTGGAATAAGCTAGCGAACTGA